In Gadus chalcogrammus isolate NIFS_2021 chromosome 13, NIFS_Gcha_1.0, whole genome shotgun sequence, the genomic stretch CTACTTTTCACAAGCGTCTTCTCCCTGCAGAAAACATGGATGGATGGTTAAGCACACTAAAAGTAAAAACATGTTCTGTGTGTATTCTGAATTCAAAAGGCAGAGGATGCttcattaaaaatgtataagCAAACCCTTTATTTCTGTCTTTGAGGCATGGCGCACGCTAATATCTCATAGTGTTTAATGATGTTCTCAGTAGCTAATGATCAAGCCCTTATGGGCCAGTTGGAGAGATGAAAGCCCTAAAGGAATACCATCCATTTTCACCTCgttctctgtttttcttttttgtaaatGGATTTTAATGAGCCGAGGTAGCATTTTTATGAGAATGCAAAACTGATGATGTGGCACACAAAACAGATTCTCCCATGACTAACCCTCTAAATGTCTCTTGTTTTATTGCTATCCGTAATCTATGTAATGATTGCATTTACAAGCGTACCAACCACTTGGTATTTTGTGGACATGGGGATACGATTGTGTTGAACTGATTCTAATCAtatgtttctttctttcatctttCTTCAAGGTTGGACCTACTGCTCCAGGATTTTACTGATCCCATCCAGACTGGGACACAACAACAACGACCCATTATTGGAATGTCTGGTTGATGACCTTAACCAACAATCTGTCTACAATCCTCTCCTCACCTGCCTCCGGTCCACCCTGTGTGGGTCTTGGGGAATTGAACACCGATTCACAGCATGGCTGGACCGAGATTTAATTACTGCCTGCTATGCCAGCTGTTTGTTGGCTTGGTGCTGGTCTCTGCCGGACTATCTATGGTACAGAGCAACGAGTGTCCccagctgtgtgtatgtgaggtcCGACCCTGGTTTACTCCACAGTCCACCTACAGAGAGGCCATCACCGTGGACTGCAATGACCTGCGTCTCACTCGCATCCCGGGGAACCTGTCTAGCGACACGCAGGTGCTGCTGCTCCAGAGTAACTACATCGCCAGGTCCAGTGAGGAGCTGGAACAGCTCTTCAACCTGACCGAGCTCGACCTGTCCCAGAACAACCTCAGCAGGATCCGGGACGTGGGCCTGACCAACATGTCCCAGCTCACCACTCTTCATCTGGAGGAGAACCAGATCACGGAAATGCCAGATTACTGCCTGCAGGATCTCGGCAACCTGCAGGAGCTTTATATCAACCACAATCAGATCAACACAATCTCTGCCTACGCCTTTTCTGGGCTCCATAACCTACTCAGGCTCCACCTCAACTCCAACAAGCTGAAGGCTATCGATAGCCAATGGTTTGACTCAACAGCCAACCTTGAGATCCTTATGATAGGGGAAAACCCAGTTCTTGGGATAATGGACTTTAATTTTAAGCCACTTGGCAATTTGAGAAGCCTTGTTTTGGCTGGAATGGATTTAACTGACATCCCCGGGAATGCCTTCGTTGGACTCGACAATCTCGAAAGCCTCTCTTTTTACGACAATAAGCTGGCCAGAGTTCCCCAGAGAGCCCTGCAGAAACTACCTAATCTCAAGTTCTTGGACCTAAATAAGAACCCGGTGCACAAAATCCAGGCAGGGGATTTCAAAAACATGCTGAGACTAAAGGAGCTTGGCATAAACAACATGGGGGAGCTGGTCTCCATTGACCGTTACGCACTGGACAACCTCCCAGAGCTCACCAAGCTGGAGGCCACAAACAACCCCAAGTTCTCCTTCATCAACCAACAGGCGTTCCACGATGTACCAGCCCTGGAGAGCCTCATGCTGAACAACAACGCCCTGAATGCCCTGTACCAGTCCACCGTCGAGTACCTGCCCAACCTCCGGGAGATCAGCATTCACAGCAACCCGCTGCGCTGCGATTGCGTTATCCAGTGGATGAGCTCCAACAAAACCAGCATCCGCTTCATGGAGCCCTTGTCCATGTTCTGCGCCACGCCGACAGAGGCACGGGGGCAGCAGATTAGGGAGGCGCTACAGAGAGACTCTGTGGAACATTGTCTGCCCATGATCTCCCACGACAGCTTTCCCAATCATCTCAACCTGGATCTGGGCATGACCGTGGACCTGGACTGCAGAGCCATGTCCCAGCCCGAGCCCGAGATCTACTGGGTCACTCCTCTGGGGAACAAGGTGGCTATGGACACCCTGTCAGACAAATACGCTCTCAACAATGAGGGGACGTTGAGGATCTCTCACATTCAGGTGGAAGACACCGGCAGGTATACTTGCGTGGCGCAGAACTCGGAGGGCGCTGACACAAGAGTGACGGCGATACGCGTGAACGGGACGTTGCTGGACAGCACGCAGCTCATGAAGATCTACATCAAGCAGACCGAGTCCCACTCCATCCTTGTCTCCTGGAAGGTGAACTCAAACGTCATGATGTCCAATCTCAAGTGGTCGTCGGCCACCATGAAAATAGACAACCCACACATCACCTACACTGCCCGGGTTCCCGTAGACGTCCATGAGTACAACCTCACACACCTGCAGCCAGCCACAGAGTATGAGGTGTGTCTGACCGTCTCGAACATCCACCAGCAGATGCAGAAGTCATGCGTCAACGGCACCACAAAGCAGGCCACCTTTGCGGTGGAGTTATCCGACCAAGGGACTAACATAGCCCTGGCGGCGGTAATGGGAACCATGTTCGCTATCGTCAGCCTGGCCTCCTTGAGCATGTATGTCGCCAAGAGGTGGAAGCGGAAAAACTATCATCATTCATTGAAAAAGTACATGCAAAAGACCTCCTCAATTCCCCTGAATGAGCTGTACCCTCCCCTCATCAACCTGTGGGAGGCAGACggcgagaaggagaaggaggcggtcCCGGAAACCAAACCTAGCCAGGTGGACACTACGCGCAGCTATTACATGTGGTGAAAGCAGGGGATTGAATAATTTCAGGAGCACAAACGCATCTTCTTTGTGTCAAAGTAAAATAAGAAGTTTTTCTtaaatgtttctttttcttGTCCTATACTTCTGTTCTTCGGGATTTGCCCGTTTGGGGCAAACGACAAAGAGagttttagtttagtttattgcCTTTTCTTCTAGCCCCTTTTTGACACTCAAAATGGCAGCTTTGTTAGCTTCCTATGGGCTCTGTAGTCACTGTGCTTGTTATTAGTACTCGTATCGGTTAGCACAGCATGGGTTATGGCATGGATTCATTACGGGTACACAATGGAGAAACTGTATTCGGAATCCATTTGGACATGTATCTCTGGCAAAATTCTTGGAGACtgcagttttttctttttctcctaAGACAGTTTTACTGTTGACTGTTGTGCACTGAAATATATATTCAGATTTCTCTATCAACTCAAATATAAGCTGACATATACTATGTTTAGACTTGATATAGTGTCTATTGAATAATGTAAGCAATTCTTATGTAATGTTGTATCAGCTATGATTTTATATTACCAAACAGTACGTTTGATTTAGAATTTAAATTTGCAGAGCAACAACTGTCAACCAGCAATAGAAATATGAATGTTAAAAACTAGGTTCATAGATGTAAGGCTTTTTACGTTTCCTAaatatattgattatttttattttgttagaCTATGTAAACAATCACTAAATTTGTTGTGGTTCACACACTGAATAATGTTGTTTATTAGGAGCAAGTCAAATAAAATACTTATTCCCTCCTATTTTTCATACCATTGTTCCAAGCTCATGTGTCATTATTTAAATTTCTAACATTCAAGTTGTGAATGTTGTTTAAAGTGTTCCCAATATACATTACCATTCAATATCATTGAAATCAAAGCCACATCtgcaaataatacaaaaaactgTTAAATGTATTGTCCCACAACAATACACCATCTGTTCGGGCTCAAATTTAATCTCCCAACATCACTACCCACTGATGACCAAAGCATCAACAAAGAATCAGCCGAAACTTTGCccatgtaaaatacatattttcaatTTAGATTTCCAGTTGGCTGTTATGAGTGCACAGCATTCTATGTAACTTAATACAGTTCTGTCCCACTGCCACTCCTCGGCCACCTTGGCGGTTGTCGAAAGTTTCCCACTAGTCCATCTGTGTACAGTGACAATGCTAACGTGTGTTTTGTGATATCATGTTGGCCGGGCTCTCCTTTCCATATTTGACTCCACAAATGACAAAACGATCCAAAGTGTTACTTTCAAGGGTCTCTATAAATACCCTTGCGTGAGGGGGCCTCCTCACTTGCCAGGGTAGAGGAGAGCGGGGTCCGCTATCTCTAGTTTGATTTCACAATATTATTGCATTACTCCGTTCTATTTTCAGCTCAGCGAAGGGTCCTTTTCTGTGTGGGGCCTTTGTTCCTGGTGCCTTGAAAAGGGAAGCTGCAGGGAGAGAAAAATGTCAGTGAATGTCAGGGACACTctggggacgtgtgtgtgtgtgtgtgtgtgtgtgtgtgtgtgtgtgtgtgtgtgtgtgtgtgtgtgtgtgtgtgtgtgtgtgtgtgtgtgtgtgtgtgtgtgtgtgtgtgtgtgtgtgtgtgtgtgtgtgtgtgtgtgtgcgcattgtgCTGGGGATGATGGATTGAGGAGGACCGGGATGGATGGGGACACCGGTAACCAGCGCTGCTCTGAGACGTCATCCAGCGTCCCCCTAGGTTGATGTGCAAGGCACGCATCCCCACaccctttcttcttctctctcctaaTAGTCCCCCAATAAgcaagagagaggcagagtgagaaaacacagatagagacagagacagagagacacagagagagagagtcaaagagagggacagagcgagacagacagacatcctgCTCAGTGGGACAGCCATCAATGAGGGCCTTTCAAAAAAAATCTTGGTTccggcagggagagagagaactaccctgttgctatggcaaccctctcacccccccccccccttagttTGCTGCTTACCCCACCTGCTAAAGCTGCAGcatcaacccccccctcccaccccacacacaaacacacatactcacacacatacacatgaacagacacacacacacacacacactccccccaggGATGAGGGAAACATCATGTACTAAAGGGGTGTGTAAGtgtctatgtgagtgtgtgtgtgtgtgtgtgtgtgtgtgtgggagggggagggggagggacccAAGGTGAGCTGTCATCTCCGCTTCACACCCCTTGACCCTCAGAGGATACGCTCGTCTTACGAAACTTATTGCAAGCCCATCAGAACTGTGTTCTTAGTCTATCTGTATTATTCAATGGCATTTCAACAGTACTGAAAAGCTGCTAACGATAGCCACTTCACTGGTTATGAAGGCTGTGACTTACTCACGTCCAACTGCTTCCACAAATTAGGCTTGTGTGCGATCCAAGGACCCATCGAGCATTTGCTCCTTGAAATCTGGGGTGGTTTTAAGGACAGGGCCCATAAAGTGTATTTTGTGATATAGTTGACGTGACACAAGTCCACACTGCAGGATATATCTGGTATGACCTTTTGCGAACGTACACCAACTCTTACTCATGCGTCACATCAGTGAAACTGGGGACAGTGAAAACACATGCCAATTGGTCAACTCTTCCAAGTCTCTTGCTATAAGAGTGCATACTCTTGGCGACATACATGCTCAAGGAGGCCAGGCTGACGATGGTGAACTTGCTCTACGAATTGACTTACCCAGGACTATTTATTCCCTCCTGATTGAAAAAGGGATTTTTTCTTTCCTTATCGCAGTTAGCGCTGGCCACCGCAACGAAGAGGCCAGCCGGGGTCAACAAGGTTACCATAGCAACATTGATTCCTTCCTTATTTTTCCCAGGCCTGCCGTTTGAACAGCAAAAGCATTTGTGGCGCAGCATTTTGATTTGATCGGCTTTGATGGAATGCTAAACAAATGACTAGAACCCTACACCGCAATATCTCAGGGCAAACAGTTGCTATAGTATCGGTACATCGTAGTCAtttactgtcgttttttttaacaaaatggAGCATCAAAGCAAGGGCCATGCTTGCACATATAAGCCTTTCCGGCAGATTCACTAAATGTACTTCTGTAATGAGGATAAAAAGACCCACAAAATACAATAAACCCTTCTTTAATTTCTCTTTTTCTTGCGTTGATGACACGCTGCTGGAAGAGTGTCCATCAACAGGGGTCAATCAAGTTCATCGGAGCATTACAATTCCGACGCCTCGCCCACTCATCTGGGAGGCTAATAATTACAACGTGTGTAGTATTAACAATGACGGTTGCTCCTCCATCTTCCAGCAGAGTAGACTAAAGGTTATGCTGGATTGTTGTTATTCAAGGTACCTGGCTGACGGGAAGCTATCTCATAGATGCAGCACCCTTCaaatttcaacataaaatgcTTTAGGCCAATAGCAATATTAGATGATTATGACATTCAGTTGAAAAAAAAGCCTAAAGGCATGGCATTCCCATCATAACAAGCTAATGCTTGAAACAGTATAATCCCCAAACAAAGCATTGTGTTCCACAAACATATGATAATTAATACAAACAAGGGCTTGATGATCCAGTGATCCTGCCCTGTCTTCATGTCTGTGTGAGATCTACAACGGAGATACATACTGGGAGTGACAGCACAGCCAACAACAgccaccacctccagcctctGTATGCAGATGAGACTGTGCTGGCAGGCCTTCTATAACAGTTACCCAAATCCAGACTCATTTAGACATCTTCACAAAATCACATTTGCGTGGAGGCTCGCTTGCAGCCCGTCTGCTAATTGTGTGCTTTGAAGTGTGGCAGATTCCCATTATCAGGCAGCGCTCGcagactcgttcgcttcttcttGTGCGTTGTCTAAAAGCAGCCGTGTAGAAATCACAGTTTTAAATGGAAAGGTGAGAGCGAGAGTGCCGGAACATAATGCATCTCTGTGCTGTTAACTGTTTGTGTAGTATACAGTGAATAGTTGGAGGGAGCATGCTGCCGAATTTCTCGGAGGGCCCAATTAAAATTCTCTGCTTATTGTCGGCGGCTTGCTGTTCtgcgtttgtgtatgagtgtgcacTTTGCTGCAggcagggttgtgtgtgtgtgtgtgtgtgtgtgtgtgtgtgtgtgtgtgtgtgtgtgtgtgtgtgtgtgtgtgtgtgtgtgtgtgtgtgtgtgtgtgtgtgtgtgtgtgtgtgtgtgtgtgtgtgtgtgtgtacgtctgtgcaagtgtgtgtgtttttggtggtgtgtttgtgtgcgtgtgagtatgtgtgtgtgcctgttaaTCTTTATAATTGTGCGTGCTGGGGGGcggttgtgtgtctctgtatgtgtgtttgtgtgtgagtgtgtgtgtgcatgtgtgagggtTAATATGTTGGTCTGGTAAAAAGGTGTAAATGCCAACAGCTACAGTACAAGCGGTTCCTGCAGTAGAAGTTACGTCATTGTTAAAACTAATTCCCTCAGTTAATCGGCACTCCTATCTGGCTGTTTTTAGGAACTTTGTCGTGCAGCACTTCCATTCCCTGTTCCCTTCACAACTATGCAATATGCAAGCGTATGCCTTGTTGTGCTCAGCCTCGTTTggaagtcgtttgtgattagCAGCAGCTGCTAACTTACCAACTTCATGTAATGTGAAAGTAGAACAAGCTTGAACAAGAATTGGCTTGCAATAAATGTCAGTGCATATGCATAATTTAATAAACAAAGAATTGAAAGTACCATGAATGTAGTTTCAGAAGATAAGTTGTATAATATGACTAACTAACTTCAAACATACTGATATTTTAACAAATGATTACTtaatataaatgtacatatgGATTTCAAATCTTCTGCAAACAGAAAATGCCTTTCTGATCCCAAAACAAAatggtgtggctgtgtggttGCTAGACTGCGctcacgcgtgcgtgcgtgtgtgtgtgtgtgtgtgtgtgtgtgtgtgtgtgtgtgtgtgtgtgtgtgtgtgtgtgtgtgtgtgtgtgtgtgtgtgtgtgtgtgtgtgtgtgtgtgtgtgtgtgtgtgtgtgtgtgtgtgtgtgtctcacagcCCCATGTGCACTGTGACTGGTGTAAATGGATATTTCACAGGCAGGTCATTTCATGCCTGTGTACTTCCTGACAGCCCTGTGATGATGAGACTGCTGTGAGAGGAATGACggatgcaaccccccccccccacacacacacagacacacccaagcCCCCCGCCACCTGCCTCCACCAGCAACAGCAAGGTGCAGTGAGTTAACCACCAGGCGGCTTCCCTAACCGATGGAGAGGCACCCCACTGATGATGGCATGCCCAATTCACAGGCATTCCACAGACATGGAAACTAGAGGCCGTATAGTTTGTCATTGCTGTTGGTTGATGGATTTGAATGCACCTGTATGTATATACCCCTTACAGGGACGGAGAGGAGAACGGTTGCTGcggctcaggtgtgtgtgtgtagtttccTTATCGAAGTTCCATATTTGGAGAGATGGTGGAACTGAATGGTGGGGCCAGACAAGTTGACGCATACAAAGAGATATCGATTGAACTGTTGAAAATTGACCTCTTTGCATAGGCGTGCCCTGCCTCAGGAAGAACTCTCTAGTATTGATTGGATAGAGGGTATAACGTATAAaagacaggcagatagacatGTAAGCAGGcggataaacagacagacagtttaATTGCATAGTATTAGACAACCTATGCACTGAATTTAAGCGAAAGTCGTTTCCAAAACTTACCAATTAACTAACTTAGTAGGATGTGCTAATTTTGGCGTTCCATTCAGGAGGACAATCAACACAATGTAATTGCTGCCACCAAATGTGAGCATGCAGTTGCCTAGCAGCACCGGAACTCGCCCGGGAGTGTTCTCTGGCATATGTCGATAGTGGTAATGTCGTTACAAGATAAATCAAAAGTTAGTTAAAAAATCtatatattttcaatattttccTGTTGTGTACTTTCTTTCCATTATTTCCGACCTCCTTTTCTGTTTATTAGTTTACTTCAGTTCTCCACACACTTCAGTTCTCTTCAAGTCATCTCTGTGTGCTCCGTCTATGGTTGTTTGACATCCAATCCAGGCCTCTGATATAGCACCAGCACTGGCTTAACTCAAACCAATCAAGCCAGCTCTGAAGGACGGAGGGAAACAAAGCCATTGTAAAGTTCTTTGTTCTACTTTGTCGAAATGGTCTCTGCCTGTGAGATTTAACTCTGCATCAGGGGCGATGTGAGGCCTAGACAATCACCGCAGtcagcaaggggggggggggggctcaagaACACGTTCTGCCGTGCCTTAGATTCATTAGCTCTTCGACCGACTGTTGTCTAACTGTGGAGTTCTTTTGTGCTGTTGTACGTTCCCATCAAATCAACGGGGGCCCCCTTCCGACAGAAACAGGGCCATTAAGGCACCGCTGGGGTACCTCACTTCTGGGGGCGTGACAGATGGAGGCTTCCTgttgtcaatcacaacacagtGAGTCGAGTCGCACAATCACATCATGTACTAAACTAATGGAATGGATTCTACAACCGTGAACCGATGAACATCGCTGGTTAAGACTCACCACACAGATCACACAATCAATTAAGGATTCATGGGGGGCAGGATATTGTTGGGGTTCGGGGGTAAAAAACGATTTGGGTTCAATTCCAAATGTCTACAAACTTCCTTGAgccatccttgagcaagatgatgaacctcttcctgttcctgaatgacatgcatctgaaaATTCGCTGGATTAAAGATCAAATATCCCTTGGACGAAGAAAATACAATCTATTATGTGTGAAAGAATACATTTAGACTTTGCCCTAACCTTTTCTACTGTGCTTTTAAACAAGTGAATGCCTCTTGCGTGCTGAATATTATAGTCTTGTGATTTGATAAATATGTAATACCTCTGATACCTCAACCCAAAGTGACTTTCTCAGCCGGGAAAAGGAGCAGAGTGGGCCAGAGGCAGGTGGATGAGCCTCAGTGTCTTTAGTATCTGTTGTTCCTTTAAAGTGCCAGCCGAGTGACCTCCGTGAGTTCATCTCCCCAGCCACCAGAGTGCAAACCTCCCCACATAAATTATACATGAAGAAAAAACTCAACATCACAACAAGGTCAGACCGTCTCAAAAATGTTAATAGCCGGAAAGTGATTGTTATTTTTCAGCCGgagtaaaataatatttttaaatatatattgaatatctTGGGCAAAAGGAACTGAGCTGGTACAGCCAACTAGAGACGGAATTAGCAAGTTAATGAACTCTTCATTGAAACATAACAACACTTGCCTGACAATAGCATGCATGACATTTTGTGTCATCCATTTTAAAGGGAATAACAAAGGTATATCACTCTGCACGAAGAGTCTTGTCATGGCTAGCAGGAAGGGTCCCTCATAGTCATATTATTGCCTATCGGGTATTTTATTGTTAAGAAGGGATACTGGCTAATAAAAGGAAGAATGATATCTTCCTGGATGCATTGTCACTGCAGAGGCATGCATAAATATCACTCGCTATTCTGTGAtgatttgaaaaaataaaatcaatgtatgtgtgtgcgtgtgcgcaagcacgcgtgcgtgtgtgtgtgtgtaatttccCATTGGTTATACTATTTAGATTGAATCAAATGTCTAGAGCTTTGCTGCCATCTGCTGTCTATCCTTCCTGTCTATGGTTTCCCGTGGGCTGATTTACTGACATTACTGGCAGGAGAGAGTTGCAGGAATATACA encodes the following:
- the lrrn1 gene encoding leucine-rich repeat neuronal protein 1, whose translation is MAGPRFNYCLLCQLFVGLVLVSAGLSMVQSNECPQLCVCEVRPWFTPQSTYREAITVDCNDLRLTRIPGNLSSDTQVLLLQSNYIARSSEELEQLFNLTELDLSQNNLSRIRDVGLTNMSQLTTLHLEENQITEMPDYCLQDLGNLQELYINHNQINTISAYAFSGLHNLLRLHLNSNKLKAIDSQWFDSTANLEILMIGENPVLGIMDFNFKPLGNLRSLVLAGMDLTDIPGNAFVGLDNLESLSFYDNKLARVPQRALQKLPNLKFLDLNKNPVHKIQAGDFKNMLRLKELGINNMGELVSIDRYALDNLPELTKLEATNNPKFSFINQQAFHDVPALESLMLNNNALNALYQSTVEYLPNLREISIHSNPLRCDCVIQWMSSNKTSIRFMEPLSMFCATPTEARGQQIREALQRDSVEHCLPMISHDSFPNHLNLDLGMTVDLDCRAMSQPEPEIYWVTPLGNKVAMDTLSDKYALNNEGTLRISHIQVEDTGRYTCVAQNSEGADTRVTAIRVNGTLLDSTQLMKIYIKQTESHSILVSWKVNSNVMMSNLKWSSATMKIDNPHITYTARVPVDVHEYNLTHLQPATEYEVCLTVSNIHQQMQKSCVNGTTKQATFAVELSDQGTNIALAAVMGTMFAIVSLASLSMYVAKRWKRKNYHHSLKKYMQKTSSIPLNELYPPLINLWEADGEKEKEAVPETKPSQVDTTRSYYMW